From Hartmannibacter diazotrophicus, a single genomic window includes:
- the tsf gene encoding translation elongation factor Ts, protein MNISAAQVKELREATGAGMMDCKNALKENEGNMEAAVDWLRAKGLSKAAKKAGRIAAEGLIGVAVAPNKAAVVEVNSETDFVARNDAFQTLVRSVAEVAVGGEGDIAAVAAAAYPGKPHSVEDEIKELVATIGENMSLRRAAVLSVSQGVVAPYVHAAVTDGLGKIGVLVALESAGNTDELLKLGRQIAMHVAATNPLGVTTDEIAPDVVERERAIFSEQAKESGKPANIIEKMVEGRIRKFYEEVTLLKQPFVMDPDKTVEAAVKAAEAAVGAPVTVKAFVRYNLGEGIEKEESDFAAEVAAAAKG, encoded by the coding sequence ATGAACATTTCGGCTGCACAGGTGAAAGAGCTGCGCGAGGCGACTGGCGCTGGCATGATGGACTGCAAGAACGCGCTGAAGGAAAACGAAGGCAACATGGAAGCCGCCGTTGACTGGCTGCGCGCCAAGGGCCTGTCCAAGGCCGCCAAGAAGGCCGGCCGCATCGCTGCCGAGGGCCTGATCGGCGTCGCCGTTGCTCCGAACAAGGCTGCCGTCGTCGAGGTGAACTCCGAGACCGACTTCGTCGCGCGCAACGATGCCTTCCAGACGCTCGTGCGCAGCGTCGCCGAGGTGGCTGTCGGCGGCGAAGGCGACATCGCGGCCGTTGCCGCTGCGGCCTATCCGGGCAAGCCGCATTCGGTGGAAGACGAGATCAAGGAACTGGTGGCCACCATCGGCGAGAACATGTCGCTGCGCCGCGCCGCCGTCCTGTCGGTTTCGCAGGGCGTCGTCGCGCCCTATGTCCACGCTGCGGTGACCGATGGTCTCGGCAAGATCGGTGTGCTCGTGGCGCTCGAATCGGCCGGCAACACGGACGAGCTTCTGAAGCTTGGCCGCCAGATCGCCATGCACGTCGCGGCGACCAACCCGCTTGGCGTGACGACCGACGAGATCGCTCCGGACGTCGTCGAGCGCGAGCGCGCGATCTTCTCCGAGCAGGCCAAGGAATCGGGCAAGCCGGCCAACATCATCGAGAAGATGGTCGAAGGCCGCATCCGCAAGTTCTATGAGGAAGTGACGCTGCTGAAGCAGCCCTTCGTCATGGACCCGGACAAGACCGTCGAGGCGGCGGTGAAGGCGGCCGAGGCGGCCGTCGGCGCGCCGGTCACGGTCAAGGCCTTCGTGCGCTACAACCTCGGTGAGGGGATCGAGAAGGAAGAGAGCGACTTCGCCGCCGAAGTCGCCGCAGCCGCCAAGGGCTGA
- the pyrH gene encoding UMP kinase has translation MASTPSYKRVLLKLSGEALMGDKGFGIDSAVVERVAGEVVEARRLGVEVGIVVGGGNIFRGVKVAAEGGDRTTGDYLGMLATVMNGLSIRSAIEKLGVRARVFSAIDMPVVCSTFTQRDARKAFEDGSIVIFVGGTGNPFFTTDSGAALRAAEMGCDGIFKGTQVDGVYSADPKKDPTAERYETLSHQEVLSRGLEVMDAAAIALARDNRIPVIVFSIHQPGAFVDVLKGEGRCTRIAD, from the coding sequence ATGGCATCCACGCCCAGCTACAAGCGCGTTCTGCTGAAGCTTTCCGGTGAGGCCCTGATGGGCGACAAGGGGTTCGGTATCGATTCGGCGGTCGTCGAGCGGGTGGCGGGCGAAGTGGTGGAGGCCCGGCGCCTCGGCGTCGAGGTCGGCATCGTCGTCGGTGGCGGCAACATCTTTCGCGGCGTGAAGGTGGCTGCGGAAGGCGGCGACCGGACGACGGGCGATTACCTCGGCATGCTGGCGACGGTCATGAACGGTCTGTCGATCCGCAGCGCGATCGAAAAGCTTGGCGTCAGAGCGCGCGTCTTCTCGGCCATCGACATGCCGGTGGTCTGTTCCACCTTCACCCAGCGCGATGCCCGCAAGGCGTTCGAGGATGGAAGCATCGTCATTTTCGTTGGCGGCACGGGCAATCCCTTTTTCACCACCGACAGTGGCGCGGCGCTGCGCGCGGCCGAGATGGGCTGCGACGGCATTTTCAAGGGAACGCAGGTGGACGGTGTCTACAGTGCCGACCCGAAGAAGGACCCGACGGCCGAGCGATACGAGACGCTTTCTCACCAGGAAGTTCTCTCCCGCGGCCTCGAAGTCATGGATGCGGCGGCAATTGCACTTGCCCGCGACAATCGTATTCCGGTAATCGTCTTTTCCATTCATCAGCCGGGCGCCTTCGTTGATGTCCTGAAAGGGGAGGGGCGCTGCACGCGGATCGCGGACTGA
- the frr gene encoding ribosome recycling factor produces MSDAGFEIEDLKRRMQSTLSVFKTELSGLRTGRASASLLEPIVVEAWGQTMPINQVATVSVPESRMLSVQVWDKQMVGAVERAIRESNLGLNPVTDGTLLRLPIPELNTDRRKELVKIAHKYAEAAKVAIRHVRRDGMDTLKKLEKESEISEDASRQQSDRVQKLTDESIVEVDKMLAAKEQEIMQV; encoded by the coding sequence ATGTCGGACGCAGGCTTTGAGATCGAGGACCTGAAGCGTCGCATGCAAAGCACGCTGTCGGTTTTCAAGACGGAACTGTCGGGGTTGCGGACCGGCCGCGCGAGTGCGAGCCTGCTCGAACCGATCGTCGTCGAGGCCTGGGGGCAGACGATGCCAATCAACCAGGTGGCGACCGTCAGTGTGCCGGAGTCACGGATGCTTTCGGTTCAGGTCTGGGACAAGCAGATGGTCGGCGCTGTGGAGCGTGCGATCCGCGAATCGAATCTCGGCCTCAATCCCGTCACGGACGGCACCCTGCTGCGCCTGCCCATTCCGGAACTCAACACGGACCGCCGCAAGGAACTCGTCAAGATCGCCCATAAATACGCCGAGGCCGCCAAGGTCGCGATCCGGCACGTTCGCCGCGACGGCATGGACACGCTGAAGAAGCTGGAAAAGGAAAGCGAGATCAGTGAGGACGCCTCGCGCCAGCAGTCGGATCGGGTCCAGAAGCTGACGGACGAGTCGATCGTCGAGGTCGACAAGATGCTGGCGGCCAAGGAGCAGGAAATCATGCAGGTCTAG
- a CDS encoding isoprenyl transferase, whose translation MAAGALEDTMHVNSDVMSKDGDSGGTLAVPRHVGIIMDGNGRWARARGLPRGEGHRRGVQTVREIVQHAGRLGISYLTLFSFSSENWNRPVEEVGELLSLLRFFIRRDLMELHKSGVRVRVIGSRDRLPDDIKRLLEDAEALTAQNPGMTLVVAFNYGSRAELVEAARSLAQDAVDGRIRPEDIDEATFESRLLTRDIPDPDLIIRTSGEQRLSNFLLWQAAYAEFVFVDTLWPDFNAAHFDDALRQFRNRERRFGGLGTGAKR comes from the coding sequence ATGGCCGCGGGAGCCCTGGAAGACACCATGCACGTGAACAGCGATGTCATGTCGAAGGATGGCGACAGCGGGGGCACGCTCGCCGTTCCGCGTCACGTCGGCATCATCATGGACGGCAACGGCCGCTGGGCCCGGGCGCGGGGGCTGCCGCGCGGCGAGGGGCACCGGCGCGGCGTCCAGACCGTGCGCGAGATCGTCCAGCATGCCGGGCGTCTGGGCATTTCCTATCTGACCCTCTTTTCCTTTTCGTCCGAGAACTGGAACCGCCCGGTCGAGGAAGTCGGCGAACTTCTCTCCCTTCTGCGCTTTTTCATCCGCAGGGATCTGATGGAGCTTCACAAGTCGGGCGTGCGCGTCCGCGTGATCGGCTCTCGCGACCGGCTTCCCGACGATATCAAGCGCCTCCTTGAGGACGCGGAGGCTCTGACGGCGCAAAATCCCGGCATGACGCTCGTTGTGGCCTTCAACTATGGAAGCCGCGCGGAACTCGTCGAGGCGGCGCGCTCGCTGGCTCAGGATGCCGTCGACGGCCGGATCCGCCCCGAGGACATTGACGAGGCGACCTTCGAATCCCGTCTTCTGACCCGGGACATTCCCGACCCGGACCTCATCATTCGTACGAGCGGCGAGCAAAGGCTGTCGAATTTCCTGCTCTGGCAGGCCGCCTATGCGGAGTTCGTCTTCGTTGATACGCTGTGGCCGGATTTCAATGCCGCGCATTTCGACGACGCGCTCCGCCAGTTCCGGAACCGGGAACGCCGTTTCGGTGGCCTCGGAACCGGGGCGAAGCGGTGA
- a CDS encoding phosphatidate cytidylyltransferase codes for MPSVPASNLVQRVLASLVLVPVAVGITYVGGIAFLTLLALLSALVMAEWLGISKPPISNYLRRALPVFCAICVAGLALEPPAAVAGLGLGAAIFAATAATEPRNIWIAAGLVYAGLPAMALAMLRGSGFDGFLAVIFVFVVVWATDSGAYFAGRSLGGPKLAPRISPKKTWSGAIGGALAAILSALAFAYLADLPALPILGLIALGLSVVAQLGDLAESAVKRYFGVKDSGSIIPGHGGVMDRLDGVVPAAVVAAAICIAHGGDGELASRLLRW; via the coding sequence TTGCCATCCGTTCCGGCCTCCAACCTTGTCCAGCGTGTCCTGGCTTCGCTGGTACTGGTTCCGGTGGCGGTCGGCATTACCTATGTCGGCGGCATCGCGTTTCTGACGCTGTTGGCGCTTCTGAGCGCCTTGGTGATGGCCGAGTGGCTCGGCATTTCCAAACCGCCTATTTCCAACTATCTGCGCCGGGCTCTGCCGGTCTTCTGTGCCATCTGCGTCGCCGGCCTTGCCTTAGAGCCGCCGGCGGCGGTCGCAGGTCTCGGTCTTGGCGCGGCGATCTTTGCGGCGACGGCGGCAACGGAGCCGCGCAACATCTGGATCGCGGCCGGTCTCGTCTATGCCGGGCTGCCGGCCATGGCGCTCGCAATGCTGCGCGGCAGCGGCTTCGACGGTTTCCTGGCCGTCATTTTCGTCTTCGTCGTGGTCTGGGCTACCGACAGCGGGGCCTATTTCGCCGGTCGCTCTCTCGGTGGACCGAAACTTGCCCCGCGCATCTCCCCCAAGAAAACATGGTCCGGCGCCATCGGCGGCGCGCTCGCGGCGATCCTTTCAGCCCTCGCCTTCGCCTATCTGGCGGATCTTCCAGCCCTTCCGATTCTTGGGCTGATCGCACTCGGCCTCTCCGTCGTCGCCCAACTGGGCGATCTGGCCGAATCCGCCGTGAAGCGCTATTTCGGGGTCAAGGACTCCGGATCGATCATTCCGGGGCATGGCGGCGTGATGGATCGTCTCGACGGCGTCGTGCCGGCCGCAGTCGTGGCTGCGGCGATCTGCATCGCGCACGGCGGCGATGGCGAACTGGCATCGAGGCTGCTCAGATGGTGA